One window from the genome of Balneola vulgaris DSM 17893 encodes:
- the recQ gene encoding DNA helicase RecQ, with protein MIDQARQVLKDTFGYDNFRLQQEQAITQILDRKDALVIMPTGGGKSIVYQIPALLFDGLTVVISPLISLMKDQVEQLREYGIDAVYLNSSLSHDVYDFNVRKVKSGKVKLLYVAPETLMMDKTREMLNNLTVDCLTIDEAHCISEWGHDFRPEYRQIAKLREDFPEAVCVALTATATPRVQQDIKSILKFDDSEEFISSFDRENLFLKVVDKKDPLNQLLDYLFTRKKQSGIIYCFSRRQVDELAEALEDEGYSVKPYHAGLSDGMRAGNQRAFIKDDVSIIVATIAFGMGINKPNVRFVIHYDMPQNIESYYQQIGRAGRDGLRSDCLLLYGSSDTQKIRYFINKKQGQEKEVAEKHLKDLVKYLETTDCRRKPLMSYFGENYPKEECGMCDNCLSVDDEVEDLTIQAQQFLSTIIRSGEKFGAGHIADILRGSKAKKVMENSHDELSTYGIGIDWSKDQWMQISKLLIRQEYISKGEHGNLKLEKSALAVLDGSENVFGTLDRSKTSLEGEAVVRTSSEIENEHDAALFDLLRLKRKELADEQDIPPYSIFPDTTLIEMAYFFPQSKESLDPLYGVGNVKKEKYGDAFIGVVKKYAAEHKVEERKKSLEKKVVATKKIGEKYEVIGEAFNAGQSIELLAEEHGVKDMTILKHLKDFLDAGNELRLEGLLNASSLSLRQRDQVLKAFKKKGPLMLRPVYDELNKTIGYDELKIIQLYYMASEK; from the coding sequence ATGATAGATCAGGCTAGGCAAGTACTTAAAGACACCTTTGGGTACGATAATTTTAGACTTCAACAAGAGCAGGCGATTACCCAAATCTTAGACCGAAAAGATGCATTGGTAATTATGCCAACGGGTGGGGGTAAATCTATTGTGTACCAGATACCCGCACTTTTATTTGATGGGTTGACGGTTGTGATCTCGCCTCTGATTTCTTTGATGAAGGATCAAGTAGAGCAGCTTAGAGAGTATGGAATTGATGCTGTATATCTGAACAGCTCGTTAAGCCATGATGTGTACGACTTCAACGTGCGGAAAGTGAAGTCGGGCAAAGTGAAATTACTATATGTAGCACCCGAGACCTTGATGATGGATAAGACTCGGGAAATGTTGAATAACTTAACAGTAGATTGTCTCACCATTGATGAGGCGCACTGTATTTCTGAATGGGGGCATGATTTCAGGCCAGAGTACCGCCAGATTGCTAAGCTTCGTGAAGACTTCCCGGAAGCAGTATGTGTGGCACTAACGGCAACGGCTACTCCACGTGTTCAACAGGATATAAAGAGCATCCTGAAGTTTGATGATTCTGAAGAGTTTATTTCGAGTTTCGATCGTGAAAATCTGTTCTTAAAAGTTGTGGATAAAAAAGATCCACTGAACCAGTTGTTGGATTACCTATTTACTAGAAAGAAGCAGTCGGGTATTATTTACTGTTTCTCTCGGCGCCAAGTGGATGAACTTGCCGAAGCATTAGAGGATGAAGGCTATTCCGTGAAGCCCTACCACGCCGGTTTAAGTGATGGTATGCGTGCGGGGAATCAACGCGCCTTCATTAAAGACGATGTATCCATTATTGTGGCAACCATCGCCTTTGGTATGGGTATCAACAAGCCGAACGTACGGTTTGTGATTCATTATGATATGCCGCAGAACATAGAATCGTACTACCAGCAAATTGGTAGAGCAGGCCGTGATGGATTGCGTTCCGATTGTTTGTTGTTGTACGGCTCATCCGATACGCAGAAAATCCGATACTTCATCAACAAGAAGCAGGGTCAGGAAAAAGAAGTGGCTGAAAAGCACTTAAAAGACCTAGTGAAGTATTTAGAGACTACCGATTGTAGACGTAAGCCATTGATGAGTTACTTCGGGGAAAACTACCCTAAAGAGGAATGTGGCATGTGCGACAATTGCCTATCGGTAGATGATGAAGTGGAAGATTTGACTATTCAAGCACAGCAGTTCTTAAGCACAATTATCCGAAGTGGAGAGAAATTCGGTGCAGGTCATATTGCGGATATTTTACGTGGTTCGAAGGCGAAGAAAGTGATGGAAAACAGTCATGATGAGCTTTCAACTTACGGCATTGGTATCGATTGGTCGAAAGATCAATGGATGCAAATCTCGAAGCTGTTAATTCGCCAAGAATATATCAGTAAGGGCGAACACGGTAACTTAAAGCTCGAGAAGTCGGCGCTGGCTGTATTAGATGGTTCCGAAAATGTATTTGGAACACTCGACCGTTCTAAGACTTCGTTGGAAGGCGAGGCCGTTGTGCGTACCTCATCTGAAATTGAAAATGAACATGATGCCGCCCTTTTCGATCTGTTGAGATTGAAGCGAAAAGAATTGGCCGACGAACAGGATATCCCGCCGTACAGTATCTTCCCAGATACGACTTTAATTGAGATGGCTTATTTCTTCCCTCAAAGCAAAGAAAGTCTCGATCCATTATATGGGGTGGGGAATGTGAAGAAGGAAAAGTACGGCGATGCTTTTATTGGCGTGGTGAAGAAGTACGCGGCAGAGCACAAAGTGGAAGAGCGAAAGAAATCGCTCGAGAAAAAGGTAGTAGCCACTAAGAAGATTGGTGAGAAGTATGAAGTGATTGGCGAGGCTTTTAACGCCGGACAAAGCATTGAACTTCTTGCGGAAGAGCATGGCGTGAAAGACATGACCATCCTAAAACACCTGAAAGATTTCTTAGATGCTGGCAACGAACTTCGTTTAGAAGGTTTGTTGAATGCCTCAAGTTTATCGCTACGCCAACGCGATCAAGTGTTGAAAGCCTTCAAGAAGAAAGGTCCTTTAATGCTACGCCCGGTTTACGATGAGCTGAATAAAACCATTGGCTATGACGAGCTGAAGATCATTCAGCTCTACTATATGGCCTCCGAGAAATAA
- the carB gene encoding carbamoyl-phosphate synthase large subunit, with product MPRRNDINKILIIGSGPIVIGQACEFDYSGTQACKSLQEEGYEIVLINSNPATIMTDPIMADSIYMLPMTTDSIKEIVAKEKPDAVLPTMGGQTGLNLARDLEKEGFWEANGIQIIGVDIDAVELTEDRQLFRDKMEEIGIEQCKSRQAESLLDAKEIKEELGGLPIVIRPSFTMGGAGGGIVWNEDEFDQKVLRGLEMSPVHSVLIEECIFGWKEYELELLRDANDNVVIICSIENMDPMGVHTGDSVTVAPTQTLTDKQLQILRDAAIKMMRSIGTFAGGCNVQFAMEPGSDRFVAIEINPRVSRSSALASKATGYPIAKVATKLAVGYTLDELKNQITGTTSACFEPSIDYVVCKVPRFNFDKFVGADEELSTQMKAVGEVMSIGRNFPEALNKAWQSMEVGRDGLGADGYEELDRKHVSERLKKPYWDRSLQIRNAFKLGASVEEIADITKVDPWFLQQIRYMVSLENRTEGQSLITIEKDDLYELKQAGFSDTQIAWLLSKSNGVVTEDEVREKRKSLGLKPVFKLVDTCAAEFPAQTPYYYSSYEGENESEVTDRKKVVILGSGPNRIGQGIEFDYSCVHAVLATKEMGYEAIMINCNPETVSTDFDVADKLYFEPVYWERVLDIIEHEKPEGVIIQVGGQTALKLGKRFLKEGIKIFGTDFEMIDFAEDRGQFSDLLIKLDIPFPEYGTAFNEEEALKIADRIGYPVLIRPSYVLGGQGMRIAVKEEELKRYVGRILKTHPENAFLIDKYLEHAVEVDVDSVYDGEQLHIAGMMQHIEPAGVHSGDSTAVLPPYSLSDEVIAKIEEYQEKIAAAMEIQGFLNVQYAVKDEKVYVLEANPRTTRTVPFLAKATQRPEAAIGVKVMLGAKLSEFDLESKLDCWAIKEPVFPFDKFPGVKKELGPEMKSTGESIYFAKDFNDEHFKKPFEFKSLYLSK from the coding sequence ATGCCTAGACGTAACGACATTAACAAAATTCTCATCATCGGTTCTGGTCCTATTGTAATTGGTCAAGCGTGCGAGTTTGATTACTCAGGAACTCAAGCTTGTAAATCACTGCAAGAGGAAGGGTACGAAATCGTGCTTATCAACTCTAACCCTGCAACAATTATGACGGATCCCATCATGGCAGATTCGATCTACATGTTGCCGATGACCACCGATTCTATCAAAGAGATTGTAGCTAAAGAGAAGCCAGATGCGGTACTACCAACTATGGGTGGCCAAACAGGGCTAAACTTAGCGCGAGATCTCGAAAAAGAAGGGTTCTGGGAAGCCAATGGAATTCAGATTATCGGAGTGGATATTGACGCGGTTGAGCTTACCGAAGACCGCCAGTTATTCCGTGATAAGATGGAAGAAATTGGTATTGAGCAGTGTAAAAGTAGACAAGCTGAGTCGCTGTTAGATGCGAAAGAGATTAAAGAAGAGCTTGGTGGTTTGCCGATTGTAATCCGTCCATCATTCACCATGGGGGGTGCCGGAGGTGGTATCGTATGGAATGAAGACGAATTCGACCAAAAGGTACTCCGTGGGTTAGAGATGAGTCCAGTACACTCGGTGTTGATTGAAGAATGTATCTTCGGTTGGAAAGAATATGAATTGGAGCTTCTTCGTGATGCCAACGATAACGTCGTGATTATTTGCTCTATCGAGAACATGGATCCTATGGGTGTTCACACGGGTGATTCGGTAACCGTTGCGCCTACGCAAACACTCACCGACAAGCAGCTACAGATTTTACGAGATGCGGCCATCAAGATGATGCGCTCTATCGGTACCTTTGCAGGTGGATGTAATGTTCAGTTTGCCATGGAGCCGGGAAGCGATCGATTTGTGGCGATTGAGATTAACCCTCGTGTAAGTCGTTCTTCGGCGTTAGCTTCAAAAGCAACGGGATACCCTATTGCAAAAGTGGCTACCAAACTCGCAGTTGGGTATACCCTTGATGAATTAAAGAATCAGATTACAGGTACCACATCGGCATGTTTCGAGCCAAGTATCGATTATGTGGTATGTAAAGTGCCTCGTTTCAACTTCGATAAGTTTGTTGGTGCCGACGAAGAGCTTTCAACACAGATGAAGGCGGTAGGTGAGGTGATGAGCATCGGGCGTAACTTCCCAGAGGCACTCAACAAAGCATGGCAGTCGATGGAAGTAGGCCGTGATGGTTTAGGAGCAGACGGCTACGAAGAGCTAGATCGTAAGCATGTGAGCGAGCGATTGAAGAAACCCTATTGGGATCGCTCGCTTCAAATCCGAAATGCCTTCAAATTAGGAGCATCGGTAGAAGAAATAGCGGATATCACCAAAGTAGATCCTTGGTTCCTACAGCAAATCAGATACATGGTATCGCTTGAGAATAGAACGGAAGGACAATCACTCATAACTATCGAAAAAGACGATTTATATGAGTTGAAACAAGCCGGCTTCTCGGATACTCAAATTGCTTGGTTATTGAGTAAGAGTAACGGAGTAGTAACAGAAGATGAAGTACGCGAGAAGCGTAAGAGTTTAGGGCTGAAGCCTGTATTCAAGTTGGTAGATACTTGTGCGGCTGAGTTCCCAGCACAAACACCATACTACTACTCATCTTATGAAGGGGAAAACGAGAGTGAAGTAACCGATCGAAAGAAAGTAGTGATACTTGGAAGTGGTCCGAACCGAATTGGACAAGGAATTGAATTCGATTACAGCTGTGTACACGCTGTGCTTGCTACCAAAGAGATGGGTTATGAAGCCATCATGATTAACTGTAACCCAGAGACGGTATCCACCGACTTCGATGTTGCCGACAAGCTCTACTTTGAGCCTGTGTACTGGGAACGAGTGTTGGATATCATCGAGCATGAAAAGCCTGAAGGTGTGATTATTCAGGTGGGTGGTCAAACGGCGCTTAAATTAGGGAAGCGATTCCTTAAAGAAGGCATCAAGATTTTTGGAACCGACTTCGAAATGATTGACTTCGCCGAAGATCGTGGACAGTTCTCTGACCTACTGATCAAGCTTGATATCCCTTTCCCAGAGTACGGAACGGCCTTCAACGAAGAAGAAGCGCTTAAGATCGCCGACAGAATTGGATACCCAGTGCTGATTCGCCCAAGTTATGTATTAGGTGGACAAGGCATGCGAATTGCCGTGAAAGAGGAAGAGCTAAAGCGTTATGTGGGTCGTATCCTGAAAACGCATCCTGAAAACGCCTTCCTTATTGATAAGTACTTAGAGCATGCCGTTGAAGTGGATGTTGATTCGGTATACGATGGCGAGCAACTTCACATTGCAGGGATGATGCAGCACATAGAGCCAGCGGGGGTACACTCAGGCGATTCAACCGCAGTACTGCCTCCATATTCACTGAGTGATGAAGTGATTGCTAAAATCGAAGAGTACCAAGAGAAGATTGCAGCGGCCATGGAAATTCAAGGATTCTTGAACGTGCAGTATGCCGTGAAAGATGAGAAAGTATACGTGCTTGAAGCGAATCCACGAACTACCCGTACGGTGCCGTTCTTAGCCAAAGCAACACAACGCCCCGAGGCAGCCATTGGGGTGAAGGTGATGTTAGGTGCTAAGCTCTCTGAGTTCGACCTAGAATCGAAACTGGATTGTTGGGCGATTAAAGAGCCGGTATTCCCATTCGATAAATTCCCTGGGGTGAAAAAAGAGCTCGGACCAGAAATGAAGTCGACAGGCGAAAGTATCTACTTCGCAAAAGACTTCAACGATGAGCACTTCAAAAAGCCATTCGAGTTCAAGAGCCTGTACCTAAGTAAGTAA
- the carA gene encoding glutamine-hydrolyzing carbamoyl-phosphate synthase small subunit yields the protein MSLYPRKKAILALSDGTVVHGWAVGHEGITGGELCFNTSMTGYQEIFTDPSYHGQLMMMTYPHIGNYGTMARDDEARKVMVAGIITRAFSWEFSNPMADRSLQEYLEDNEVVGISGVDTRKLVRHIREKGVMNAVISSTELDEDKLVQMAKDWEDMAGLELASKVCREEAQTVHGEGGLKVAAFDYGIKQNIINNLRDRGCTLRVFPAKTSLEEVKEWNADGYFFSNGPGDPNATAEYALEIVEYAKSTGKPMFGICLGHQLMALSEGIEVGKMFVGHRGANHPVKNLDTGLVEISTQNHGFGVVEGSVDEKVAQVTHINLNDGTIEGLKFKNFPGFSVQYHPEASPGPHDSAYLFDQFIDLIKKHKA from the coding sequence ATGTCACTTTATCCTAGAAAAAAAGCAATTCTCGCACTTAGTGATGGCACCGTGGTTCACGGATGGGCCGTAGGTCATGAAGGTATCACTGGCGGTGAACTTTGTTTTAACACTTCCATGACAGGCTATCAGGAAATCTTTACAGACCCAAGTTACCACGGTCAGTTAATGATGATGACCTATCCTCATATTGGGAACTATGGTACAATGGCAAGAGATGATGAAGCCAGAAAGGTGATGGTTGCAGGTATCATCACTAGAGCTTTTTCTTGGGAGTTTAGTAACCCAATGGCCGATCGCAGCCTTCAAGAATACCTTGAGGATAATGAAGTAGTGGGTATCTCTGGGGTAGATACAAGAAAACTAGTACGTCATATTCGTGAGAAGGGTGTGATGAACGCCGTGATTTCATCTACTGAACTAGATGAAGACAAATTAGTGCAGATGGCAAAAGACTGGGAAGATATGGCTGGTCTTGAGCTTGCTTCAAAAGTATGTAGAGAAGAAGCCCAAACAGTTCATGGCGAAGGTGGACTCAAAGTGGCTGCTTTCGACTATGGGATTAAGCAAAACATCATCAACAACCTGCGAGACAGAGGATGTACGCTTCGAGTATTCCCGGCTAAAACGAGCTTAGAAGAAGTGAAAGAATGGAATGCCGATGGCTACTTCTTTAGCAATGGCCCGGGCGATCCAAATGCTACCGCCGAGTATGCACTCGAGATTGTTGAGTATGCGAAGTCTACTGGAAAGCCGATGTTTGGAATTTGCTTAGGGCATCAATTAATGGCGCTAAGTGAAGGCATCGAAGTTGGAAAGATGTTTGTAGGCCACCGAGGAGCAAACCATCCTGTTAAAAACTTAGATACTGGACTCGTTGAAATTTCTACTCAAAATCATGGTTTCGGAGTAGTAGAAGGTAGCGTTGATGAGAAGGTAGCTCAAGTAACTCACATCAATTTAAATGATGGCACCATTGAAGGGCTGAAATTCAAGAACTTCCCAGGCTTCTCAGTGCAGTATCACCCTGAGGCTTCACCGGGACCACACGATTCAGCCTACTTGTTTGATCAGTTTATTGACCTGATTAAAAAGCACAAGGCCTAA